TTGGGAAATTTTTGGCTATTCTGGAATATTGGGAAATTTTTTTGGCTATTCTGGTATATTGGGAAACTTTTGGCTATTCTGGTATATTGGGAAATTTTTGGCTATTCTGGAATATTGGGAAATTCTTGGCTATTCTGGTATACTGTATTGGGAAATTTTTGGCTATTCTGGTATATTGGgaaatttaaataaaattagTAGAATCCTATCTATAAGATGCATAAACTATTACGTATGGATTCCATTCACAAAGGCACAGCAGCTCcttatgaccctagtgggtttagcgcctagttATGACTGTAATAAAAAATGGCACACTCAATTATACATgatgtaatttaaaaaaaatttcacctTGTTTTCGCGCATAAAATTTTCAAAAATGAGTCGTGCAGACTCAATAACAATATAAAACATAAAAAAAGGTGTGATCTAATTAAGGTCACACCTTTTTTATaagttttatatttttttatatttttttgagGCCAATCAGAAGATATGAAGTTATCGTGAGTAATGACAATTTCAGGAATGGACTATATAATGTTGATCACAGGGCTCCTGCGAGGGTCAATATTTGCATGAGCCCTCGACCCCTACGGTACAGTAAAACCACTCtttaaagtttgaagctgatcgaatgaggcgttctcaagtcctaaagaaaaaaaaaagcccctcatgatgctgaagggctcttaatttcaggaaatggatctgtgctctagttccttgAACTGAGCCTTCAACAACCCCCTTCCCTaccggcgctgtataatccctacgggtttagcgctcccccatgataagATAATTTTATAAACGAAAATTCTGAGGAAAAATAAACAATTCGAGCAACCACTCGAAAGTGTCCCTTAGGAAtgcataataatcataattaaacaaattaaaaaaaatccttgTATCAGCAGTGAACGCGATAATTTTATCCTGAATATCAATGTCTCTATTAGcatagtgatagtaactactaaGTCTCGAAAGAGTGGAGGGAGACGCAAtgccactccctctctctctcttcatctccccctctctctctctctcttcatctccccctctctctctctctcttcatctccccctctctctctcttcatctccccctctctctctcttcatctccctctctctctctccatctccctctctctcttcatctccccccctctctctctctcccttcctccctgcctcccagtcTTATCAGCAGACTACCACCTTCGCTGCAGCCACCCCACTCCTGCGCACCTCTTCAACTCGGCCACTATCTACCCCACGTATTCGCAAGTATCCTAGCCATCTTCCAAGTTAGTGCCATCTGCAGCCCCAACACCAGCTGTGTAACTCACACATGCACTAAGGCACAGTTTCTCACCTCAATAATACTTGCTTGCGTCTCTGACACGTGTcaaattgtttgtgtgtgtgtgtgcgtgtgtgtgtggggttgaagGTGGGAATAATGACTGGAACTGTTTCAGTTTAATAAAAACATATAACTACAAACAGTGGTTTAACGACAAGTGGTTAACGACTACAAGCGGTGATTTAATGACTAAGATCGATAGTTAAATGACTATAGATGGTATTAATCACCTACATGCTGTATATAAACGATTACAAACAGTAGCTTAACAGCTACAAGCAATAGTTAACGACCACATTCAGTAATTAAACAAACATTACCGGTCGTTAAATAACTCAAGCTATTGTTTAACGGTGACAAGGTGAAAGTAAACGAATACAGGTCGTAGCTAACCGATAAACGACCAAAACAAACAGTTACACTACGACAAGCAATAAACGACTACAAGTGTTGGTTGAGCCACATCAAACTGCTTGTTCACAAAGGCCTAGTCAACAAGATGGGTTGTATCAGCAAATACGGTCTCTTCCTCGTCAACTCTGCCATCATAGTAAGTGCCAACAGTTTTTCTAAATACCAACATTATCTAGTGCCAACATTAAAACTAGTGCCAGCATTACCACTAGTGCCTACATTACCACTAGTGCCAACATTACTGCTATTGCCAACAGTATATTATAAAGTTTATTCTAGGACCCAAAAAATTTGTAAGAAAAATTAAACAGTTTATACTTACTAATACTGCTTAATGACTCCAtcttctttcttaaaaaaaaatttaaagataACCTATAACTGATAAAGATAAGACAAGAGCTGATAACTAATAACAAAATAAGTGCAATATGTAAATTCCTTCGTCTAGGTATTGCTGTGTACcttatgtatatagtatatatatatatatatatatatatatatatatatatatatatatatatatatatatatttgtgtgtgtgtgtgtgtgtgtgtgtgtgtgtgtgtgtgtgtgtgtgtgtgtgtgtgtgtgtgtgtgtgtgtgtgtgtgtgtgtgtgtgtgtgtgtgtgcgcgcgcgcgcagggATTGTACTTtacacctctaggactcaagccCAGCTTatcagtttctctgaatcccttcctTCCACACACTGTTggtcatcctattctgctccattctttctaaataaccaaaccatctCTACAGCCTCTTCTCTTTTTTAATACCTTCAGTAACTACACACAGTCTAAGATGATGAGGAGGTACTTATACCTCCTCCCTTGGCAGACATTTGTCTGACacacgacagggagccaaggccggggccacctcttggaaaaggctgGGGcagggcgattataccggcgaatctacaacagcagcagcagcagcatgcagtCTTCTGTTTTCCATGCttcgaattctttgcataatattcacaccacacactgttctcAAATATGACATCTCTACTATCTCCagccttcttgctgcaacatttacaacccatccCTCACacctatataaaagtgttggtacctctGTACTCAGGCACATTCCACTTTTTGCTTCCATAAACTTATTTTATTCCACAGACGCCTTAACATTTCAACCTTTTCCCCTTATCTATTATATGGTTCGCCTTCTCTTTCATACACTCATCTGCAacgcgtccactcccaaatagtTAAATATATTCACTCTCTCCATACAAccttccttccaatctgatatccaatttttcaatGTCTAATGTTTTTGTGACCCTCGTAGCAAACTATATCATgcacctccctctttctcccctccctcccaataGTGACTGTGGTGGGGTGGTAACCTTCCCTCTGTATTTTCCCTCTGTCTCCCCAACAGTTCCCTAGGGATgactgtggtgggggtggtaaccTTTCCTCTGTATCTTCCCTCTATCTCCCCAATATTACCTTGGGGTtactgtggtgggggtggtaaccttccctctctcccccgaACAGTTCAtgggggtgactgtggtgggGGTGGCAGCAGCCATCCTTCAGCAGGACACGCTCTTCGGAGTGCTACTCAGTAAAGTGTTTTACAGTGTGCCACTGAGTGCTCTCATCGCTGGTCTCTTCCTGACCTTCCTTGGGGTGCTGGGATGCTGGGGAGCCCTCAAGGAAGACACCTGCATCCTCAAACTCGTGAGAACCCACTCTCTTTTgccatttttcttttccaggaatCAAGAGTtatgacggaggatcgagcctcctccAGTTTATACACAAACCCACACGAATTTATCGTTGAAGGTGACAAATCTGTGAGTTTATACGTAAATTACTACTTCGTTGTAGACACAAATAACTCGAACACGGAAGAGAGAAAAGCTCAtcacgacatttcggtccgacttggactattcaCAAGTCACATTGTAAATAGTCTAGGTCAgaacgaaacgtcgtcatgagctcctctctcctgtgtgtgggttatgtattgttccagtcacggtattgtgcctttttgtcctTTACTTCGGTGTTTACTTTTAGATATTTTTCCTGGGTACATTATACACGTGACAATTGTTCCAACGATCCAACTGATCCAATATCCTCTTCAGTGTTGCAAGAGTTCTCCATTTCTGCCTCATTAAGAGAGATAAATACTGGACACATCTAGATCTAGAAATTCTCTCAGCTTTCTATACAATACACTGATTAATTTTGCATTATATATGATGGGGTATAAATGTGTAATCAGATAACAAAATTCGCGTGTACTTAAGAACAATTGTGTTAAATAATCCAGGAAGCCAAAAGTACATATTAATTAATTGTTTGAATAATAATAAAGGAGTTTTTAAAATGTAGTAAACTGTTTTGTCTTTTCGACTTAAGAAAAAAACgtattaaaacacacacacacacacacacacacacacacacacacacacacgcacgcacacacacacacacacacacacacacacacacacacacacacacacacacacacacacacacacacacacacacacacacacacacacacacacacacacacacacacgcacacacacacacacacaagcacgtcaagaaattagagaaagtgcaaaggtttgtaacaagactagtcccagagctaaggggattggcCTATGAAGAAAGGCTAacggaaatcagcctgacgacactggaggacatgagggtcaGAAGAGACATggaaacgacatataaaatgctacgaggaattgagaaggtggacaaagacagaatgttccagagatgggacacagaaacaagaggtcataattggaagttgaagactcctatgagtcaaaggcatgttaggaaatatttctttagtcacagagttgtaagaaagtgaaatagcctagaaagcaacgtagtggaggcgggaaccatacatagttctaagacaaggtttgataaggctcatggagcagggagagagagaggacctagtagcaaacgGTGAATAGGCGggaaccaggagctatgaatcgacccctgcaaccacaaataggtgagtacacacacgcatatacaacaggcctagtgtctaatcgacatgtgctaggacaaaatggtaacacacacacacacacacacacacacatacatgcatacatacatacatacatacatacacacacacacacacacacacacacacacacacacacacacacacacacacacacacacgatgtagtggaggcaggaactatacgtagttttaagacgaggtatgataaagctcatggaacagggggacagaggacctagtagcggtcggtgaagaggcggggccaggagctgagtctcgacccctgcaaccacaattaggcgagtacacacagaaATATCGCAGCGCTTTCGTCAGTGAAGGTGCGCGCGTATACTTCCGCAGGAATCTAAGTCATataatttctgttttttttccacgtgttcctggtgttgctggcgtgtgtgtgtgtgtgtgtgtgagcagtacgctgtgatcgtggctatgttgctgctgctggtggtgacggtgggggtgatgctgctggtgttcactgctggcactgctgccttcctcatcagTAACATGAAGATCATCTTCAACGAGTATGGCGGAGAAGACGAACACATAACTAACGATATCGACTTCATCCAACATAACGTAAGTTTTAACAGATTCAATACCCGGGAGTTAAAAACTTTATACCAAGGTATTAAAGAAGTTTATATCAAGGtattatttttagtacctggtaTTACATAATTTAACATCCCGAGCATTAAAGAAAATATctattaaaaattaatatttggattaaaaaaaaaatatgacgaAAAATCTAATACAAAGAATCCAAAGATTCCATTTTTTTCTCATCTACTTTCAACACGTTGACAAATTTTCCCTCAGATACGCAAAATTTAATTGTGCGCTATTCTGGCCCTGAGATAAATCAGCCATTAAACACTAACGTCATTCTGAAGACGgatttaacgggaataaaaatATCACTTTATTTTACATTTAAAATTGGCAGGTGTGCATTTATAACACTGTATTTCACTCTCCACCGTAGTAGAATTAAGAGGCAACTttcttgaaagtttgaagccaggcTGCAGAGCATTGTGGAGGTTATCCCAGCCATACCAGGATAACTAACTTTATTCAGGCACAGGtagacacaagtacaattatcatacatagtgtaaattatctaggataaccccccgAAAAAAGTCAGAATAACTTATATATTATTTAAACCTGAGAATGGGTTCAATAATTTTGGTCACGGGGCACCTGGACAAGCCAACTGTTCCAAGAATCTGGCCCTAGTGACCCTACACCGGCGTTGAAAATCTGAAGCTgatcggatgaggcgttctcgaatTATCAGCGAAAGAAAAATAaaaagtgtgtgtggggggggaagaaTGAAAAAAAGTCGGGCAGCCACTTTAAGGTTCCAGTcagagattaataataataatataatactactactaatagtataataatattatattataataataataataataatagtaataataataataataataataataataataataataataataatagtaattataaaataatgataataactagATGTATTTAGTTCATAAGATGTAACCTTGAAAAATGTTATATATATCAGAGTAGCAACAAAAAAATATAGTATAACTAGTttgatattaaaaaaaatctgcctCGTAATAATGATGAGTGGCAATGTAAGATTATCAAAAACTAACTAACTTTCGGTATTAGTTCCGATTATACCAAATACcgcattttccggcatataagaagCGTattttttccccataaaaaaaaggtcttggaaaatcagcctgcgccttatatgctcaagttCAGGGACAAGGGTAGACTTTAGGGTTACACTTTAGAGTAAAGTAAGGGGGGGGAGACATTAACtcttgaatatattgatttacaGTTGTAATACGTCTgtagtgcgccttatatgccggtaAAAGACTGTAATTGATTTTCGCTTCGTGGTTGTAACAGACTCACTGTTGCGGTATCTACGGCTACAAAGATTGGGTCGACTTCAACTACGGAAACGGGACCAGCGTTGCGGACGGGTGTTGCAAGAACGAGACTGTGGGCTGCGGCGTGGACCTACTGGAAAACCCAAATGTGGAGGATCTGGTATACACCGCGGGCTGCCTCGTCTTTCTCACTAGCGCCTTCAACAGCGTGTGCATTGCTCTGGGTGTCATCACTCTCATCCTGGCCGGCATCCAGGTGAGTTCAGAATGATCTTCCACACCGGTGTACTAACGCAAGAGCGCAGCGAACTCGGGTCACTGACGCAAGCGAATCCACACCGCGCGCAACGGAAGCTTTACGTATTAGAGCTGTATATCCCAGActctggtttaaaaagacacgtgagccaaataactaaatggttataactatgaccataattttttaaagaggtggactggtaagccagcggagagcctcggtcagatgaccaaaagctccaaaggcgggtcatcgcatgactaagacccacgtcaggaaacacttgttctgttttctgacgaaccttacctaacctaaactaacttgaGCCAACACTAGACCATATCTGAAAACCTGCCAATTTAACGTTTTCTGATAAAAACGTCCCATTGTTCACTCACatgtcattcattcattcatgttgattcgccggtacttccggctcgggttttctccagatggtgacccggcagctcacgtgtctttctataccaatttgtcggtatctattaccaaggttcatACCATCCCAGCCTCTGTATTAAGCCAGAATATAGACGTATAAAATTAAAAAGCACCATACAGTGACCGGaaaaatacacatataacccacacataagagaCAGCAACGTatgacgacgttccggtccgactaacaccattaactagtcactatgaatataaatgaatggttcagagaaccgacaagttgatggactgattacatagactcaaggctgagggactgattgcctcaaaatgcctcctgttcttcaccattctcctttgtatggactgatgaagccactgtgtgacgaaacgtttcctcattaaagatacccaagtgttgcacatgtgtctaatttatcaatatgaatggtatacaataccgaccaaatgaaaattagacacatgtgcaacatctgggtatctttattgtagacgtttcgccatccagtggctttatcaatacagattctaggacataattggaagacagtagaactatatacagaagaagaggtaatcagtccctcagccttggaattagtgtgaagatcaccgtagtcgggaagaatctggagcacaggcaagaaggctggcgcttatatactgtcgtcaggtgttcttcacaccaactccaaggctgagggactgattacctcaccttttgtatatagttctactgtcttccagttatgtcctagaatctgtattgataaagccactggatggcgaaacgtctacaataaagatacccagatgttgcacatgtgtctaattttcaactAGTCACTAGTTAACGGtgctagtcggaccgaaacgttgtcctaTGCTCCAGTCTCCTAATTGCGGGTTAGTGTATACACGTATAATATTCCTGTATTTTAAATTATATTTGTACCACTGGACCTGAGTGACATATTTACGAGTAGTTTCCCTCACCGGCTCTGGAGTCACTATCACGATTACCACAAACACAGAGTGCATTAAACTGAAGAGTTACCACACAGAGGTTCCATTTACACTTAAGGTAGCATATTCCAATGATTAaagacataacacacacacacacaagctaatTTCATTTACGGCTTCAATCAAAAGGGTCAGGCTCAAGAGCTGGAGCTTAACACCCACAAAAAAATACACTGGATGCAAATGTACTGCCAACAGTAATGATGCAAAGCCACACGTTTCAAAACTAGCTTTAACTGGGCtgacgttttgctctgtgtaaaGCTTGTTTTGCAACCTGTGATGTTTCTCCACTGGTAAACGCACTAAACTAGAAGAACCAAAGGCGTATATTAACACAAAATATACGCATTTTTTCCGTACAAGGTAACAGCAACGTGGAAAGAATTAAATCCCAATATATTAGAGACTGACTTAGagtacaaaggttacaaaagtaCTACGGCAAAATCTCATTAAGAGCGGACCCAAGAGGTGGAGCTCAACCCCAAAGATCTCTAAATCCCCAGTGAAGATACATTCGCTCAGTACGAGAGTGAACAAATTAATACATTTAACAGTTTGTCTCCCATTCACCAAGCGATGAATGACGTTAACGATGATTATGTCCGGGGTTCAATCCCCGGTGcggtacctggctgttagtcgactggcgtgggtcgcatcctggggacaaaactgacccaatttgcccgaaatgttctgcataacaggTGCtttctatgtaaagtaaaaggacacaagtgcaactaatgcgacattttattgcggcaacgtttcgctctccaggaattttgtcaagccgttacaaatagtacaaggacacagaaggtatatataggcttagagtgaggtgcaatactagtggtggtagtagtagtagtgatataagtagtagtagtagtagtagtagtagtagtagtagtaatagtagtagtagtagtagtagtaatagtaatagtagtagaagtagtagtagtagtagtagtagtagtagtagtagtagtagtagtagtagtagtagtagtagtagtagtagtagtagtagtagtagtagtagtagtacaatatgttagaacaattaacttacacatgagtaaaaggatataaaggctattacttgggaaacaaaAATAGGATAGACAAATATTTATTGAAGGGTGGATAGAGGCAGCCTATTTCAACGTTCATTCCCTGTAATGTTCTTGtatagtattaacaggagagactatgtgatggcagggtttactgttttcaatagtatgtcactgatctatatactttgtacatgtacttgtaaaaataatgattattattaatattattattatttctgaatAAATGAGATGAGTGGAAGAGGTTATACTGgctttttataaatatatatatgaatatatttttttcatctcCCACACACAGATTCTGAGCATCAGTTGGGTGTGTATCATCATCAGGGATGCTGCTAGCTACCACCGCCTCATCGAGTAGTGTAACTCGAACCTACGCCTCACCCATATCCAGGCCTCCGTTCCCAAGATCTACACCCCCGCTACACCCACAGCCAGACCTCCACCCACGTCTAAAGTCACTCCCACACCCACGGGAATAAACCACTCCCACCTGGTGTTCTTTCAGGAAAGATCCGACCTTACTAATTCAAGTTTTAAAATTTTAACATAAGGTTTTATTTACATAATCATTTAGCAtgaatgcaatatatatatatatatatatatatatatatatatatatatatatatatatatatatatatatgtgtgtgtgtgtatatatatatgtgtgtatatatatatgtgtgtgtgtatgtgtgtgtgtgtgtactcacctatttgtactcacctatttgtggttgcaggggtcgagtcatagctcctggccccgcctctttactgatcgctactaggtcctctccctctctgcttcctgagctttgtcatacctcttcttaaaactttgtatggttcctgcctccactacttcacttgctaggctattccacttcctgacgactctatgactgaagaaatacttcctaacatccctgtgactcatctgagtcttcagcttccaactgtgaccccttgtttctgtgtcccgtctctggaacatcttgtctctgtccaccttgtctattccccgcagtaccttgtatgtcgttatcatgtctcccctgacccttctgtcctccagtgtcatcagtccgatttccctcaacctttcctcgtacgacattaccctgagctctgggactagccttgttgcaaacctttgtactttctctaagttcttgacgtgcttgaccaggtgtgtgtgtgtgtgtgtgtgtgtgtgtgtgtgtgtgtgtgtgtgtgtgtgtgtgtgtgtgtgtgtgtgtgtgtgtgaaacactgACCACTTAAGAGGTAAATCCAATATGGACGAAAATCAATCACTGAGAAGGAAAAAAGTTGTATACTTCGCTTCCTGTCTGCTGAAGAGGGCCTGTGATTGAGGCCGAGATACAGAGATCCTTCTGGGTAGCTAACTTTCCGTCCTCGTAGGAACAACCTGTCGAACTGTAATGGATGTTTCTGGTATTTTTACCGATATTATCAATgattaaataattaaataattaaataattctCATAATAAAGGTTTGGGTAAATGTTATTTTTTATCTTTATTAAATCCTTTATCACAGGTATataattattttgtttatatattagTGTATGGAAGGAAAATGAGGAGGATGAATAAGATGAACAGGAGGAACTGGAGTAGGCTAAGAGGAAGGGaggataagaggaagaggaggggaacaAAGAGGAGAGGtacagaggaagaggaggggagagtaaGGGACAGGTAGCAAGAGAATAAAGAAAAATATTTCAAGATACAGTTTGTCTGTCTATATCATCCTCTTCCTTTCCTATTCTCCCTCGCTTCCTTCTTTGTCTCCTCTTGCCCTTCCTTCGCCCCTCCtacccttcactcttccttccctccctccagggTAACCATCATCAATGCAACATAACACTGATATtatcatcaa
Above is a window of Cherax quadricarinatus isolate ZL_2023a chromosome 52, ASM3850222v1, whole genome shotgun sequence DNA encoding:
- the LOC128696838 gene encoding CD151 antigen, whose product is MGCISKYGLFLVNSAIIFMGVTVVGVAAAILQQDTLFGVLLSKVFYSVPLSALIAGLFLTFLGVLGCWGALKEDTCILKLYAVIVAMLLLLVVTVGVMLLVFTAGTAAFLISNMKIIFNEYGGEDEHITNDIDFIQHNTHCCGIYGYKDWVDFNYGNGTSVADGCCKNETVGCGVDLLENPNVEDLVYTAGCLVFLTSAFNSVCIALGVITLILAGIQILSISWVCIIIRDAASYHRLIE